In Myxocyprinus asiaticus isolate MX2 ecotype Aquarium Trade chromosome 8, UBuf_Myxa_2, whole genome shotgun sequence, a single genomic region encodes these proteins:
- the LOC127445296 gene encoding uncharacterized protein LOC127445296, which yields MKEHHLQLNPAKTELLVFPANPAVEHDITVQLAATTVTPSKSIRNLGVTIDNRLNFTDHISKTTRSCRFTLYNIRKIRPFLSEHATQLFVQSLVITRLDYCNALIAGLPACAIIPLQMIQNAAACLVFNEPKRAHVPPLHVSLHWLPVDARIKFKALMLAYRTVTGSAPAYLKSFMQSYVPTRSLRSAKEHRLVVPTQRGTKTLSRTFRFIVPCWWNNLPNSIREADSLSVFKK from the coding sequence atgaaggagcaccacctgcaactcaacccagccaagactgaactccttgtctttccagccaaccctgctgttgaacacgacatcaccgtgcagctggctgcaactacagtaacaccttccaaatcaatcagaaatctaggggtaaccatcgacaacagactaaatttcacagaccacatctcaaagaccacaagatcatgtagatttacactctacaatatcaggaagataagacccttcctctctgaacatgccacacaactgtttgtccagtcacttgtcataactagactggactactgtaacgctctcattgcaggcctccctgcatgtgcaattatacccctgcaaatgatccagaatgcagcagcatgtctggtctttaatgaaccaaagagagcacatgttccACCACTCcatgtctctctccactggctgccggtcgatgcacgtatcaaattcaaggctctgatgctggcatacagaacagtcactgggtctgctccagcatacctaaaatcatttatgcagagctacgtgcccactagaagcctgcggtcggctaaggaacatcgccttgttgtaccaacacaaagaggcaccaaaacactttcccggactttcaggttcatcgtaccatgttggtggaacaaccttcccaactccatccgtgaagctgactcactctctgtcttcaaaaaatga